The window CCAAAGAACGCATGCGCCTGTTATGCCGCCTCCTATAACAAGAAGGTCATAGGTTTTTTCCGACAGGGCCTTAAGGTCTCTTTTCATTTTTTCCTCCGTATTTATAATCAGTACAGGATTCTTATCGTAAAAAATTGAAACAATCTGTAGCAATAAATTATGATTTTGTTGTCCGGTATTATCAAGTCTGCTATCAGCCACAAAAGGAGGCAGTTATGGATCTGGGGCTAAAAGGAAAATCTGCGGTAATAGCCGGTGCAAGCAGAGGACTGGGCTTCTCTATAGCAAAAGCTCTGGGCCTTGAAGGTGCCAGACTTGCAATATGTTCAAGGGACAGCGTCAATATCAATAAGGCATGTGATGAGCTGAAGTCACTTTCAATTGAAGCGATCGCCTATACCGCGGATGTCAGCAATCCGTCCGGGACAAAGGAATTTATTGAGAAAGCAGCGCAAGATCTGGGCGGAATAGACATCCTTGTTACAAATGCAGGAGGTCCGCCTGCCATGTCTTTTGAGGCAATAGACGACAACACATGGGAAGAGGGATTCCGGCTGAATCTTTTAAGTACAATCGTAATGATCCGCGCCGCAATCCCGTTCATGAAGGAAAAGAAATCGGGACGGATAATCAACCTCACTTCAATTGCCGTCAAACAGCCTATTGAGGGGCTTATCATTTCAAACACGGTGCGTGCAGGCGTTATTGGACTTGCAAAGACTCTCTCGAGAGAGCTTGCCCCGTTTAATATAACCATCAACAACATTCTGCCCGGCTATTTCATGACCGAGCGCGTCGAAAAGCTTGCAAAAAGCCTTGCCGGACTTAAAAACGTCAGACCTGAAGAAATTCTTGAGTTCTGGAAAAATGAAATACCGCTCAAACGTATCGGAGACCCGGACGAAATAGGCCATCTGGCTGCATTCTTGGCGTCTGAAAAGGCGGCCTATATAACAGGGACCTCGATCCCGATTGACGGCGGGTTCTATAAGGGGCTGATGTAATAAATTATTTTATTGATTTTTGACAAGCTTATTGAACGCCTTGTTTAAGTCTTTATCAAAACTGAATAGTTTGGCGTTCATGCCGGATGCTTTTGCAGCAGCGATGCAATCTGCTATGTCCAATGTGTTAAGAGAATAAAGTTTTAAGGCTAAAATAAGATCATTTTTATCGGCATTCGATATGCCCCTGTAATTAAGCAATTCTATAAGATGCTCTGATATTTCGGCACGCGGAATCTTATAGAGCTT of the Desulfomonilia bacterium genome contains:
- a CDS encoding SDR family oxidoreductase, with product MDLGLKGKSAVIAGASRGLGFSIAKALGLEGARLAICSRDSVNINKACDELKSLSIEAIAYTADVSNPSGTKEFIEKAAQDLGGIDILVTNAGGPPAMSFEAIDDNTWEEGFRLNLLSTIVMIRAAIPFMKEKKSGRIINLTSIAVKQPIEGLIISNTVRAGVIGLAKTLSRELAPFNITINNILPGYFMTERVEKLAKSLAGLKNVRPEEILEFWKNEIPLKRIGDPDEIGHLAAFLASEKAAYITGTSIPIDGGFYKGLM
- a CDS encoding PIN domain-containing protein, producing the protein MKETVIPDTNVILRYLIKDAPEHYIEADVFFDKVYEGRVNAVILECVIAECAYVLGKLYKIPRAEISEHLIELLNYRGISNADKNDLILALKLYSLNTLDIADCIAAAKASGMNAKLFSFDKDLNKAFNKLVKNQ